The DNA region TTACCACGGAAGCTGTTCGCTTGGCGCTACAATTCGCTTTTGGGCCTGGAGGGTTACATAGGGTACAAGCTGGGGCCATGCCTCGAAACAAGGCCTCTATCCGTGTTTTAGAGAAAGCCGGATTTCGATATGACGGTTTTTCGGAATACTATCTTAAAATAAATGGTGTTTGGGAACATCATAATCTATACAGCATCACACAAGAATACTGGGACATATAAGGGGAGGCAATAGTCGATGCCGCAGTGTCAATCTATCCATGCCAGCACAGCAAGAGGAGTTTGTCCCCTTGTTATCCCCTTTTAAAACTTATGTAAATAATTACATTACTGAGCCACTGAGGGACTCAATGGCTAAAAAAAGCAGCGCGGGCTGCTCCGCACTGCTTTTTTTACTGCTATCCATCGGCCAATTGAATGCCTTGTCCCTTCCGCTCCATCTAAGCTGATCTGGCTCAGCCTTCCGAAGGGTACTTCAAGCCCCATTGGCCCCGGATTTGATCCAGCAGCTTCATAATCGCAACCGATTCATTCAGGGGGATGACATCGCTCTCAAGCCGCCCTTCGGCCAGGCAACGGCCCACTTCATAAGCCTCGAAAGCATATCCGATCTCCTTGCGGTCATCGTTAAAATGCACGGTGTCTTCACCGTCGACGTGAAGCGTTGCCGATTTGGCATTCAAGAAGGAAGGAATATGAATATGTCCATTCGTGCCGTAGATGTAGGCTTCATTGTTCAGGCCCAGCCGGATGGCCCCGTTTAACGAGGCGGTTTTGCCGGAATCATAGGACAAGATCACCGAGAACTGCTCGTCTACGCCCGTCTCCCCGATATGTGCCGTGCTCCATATTCCATCAGGCTCGGCTCCGAAAATCATGGATGCGAAGGATACCGGATAAATGCCTGCGTCCAGGAGCGCACCCCCGCCAAGCTGAAGATTGAGAAGTCGTCCTTCGGGGTTCCAGCCGCTCCGAAATCCGAAATCGGCTTTCAGCAGACGGACTTCGCCGATCCGTCCTTCCTTCAGCCACTCGCGAACCTTCACGATCGGCGGCAGGAACCGCGTCCACATCGCTTCCATGAGGAACAGCTTGCGTTCGCGCGCCGCGGCAACCAGATCCTCCAGCTCGCGGCTGTTGATGGTGAACGGCTTTTCGCATAATACGGCTTTGCCCGCATCAAGGCATAAACGGACGTTCTCATGATGAAGC from Paenibacillus ihbetae includes:
- a CDS encoding Gfo/Idh/MocA family protein, which gives rise to MQESKIKWGIMGTGWIAQQFASDLALVSNGEALAVGSRTAGSAAEFASKYDIPRSYGSYEELVQDPDIDVIYIATPHPLHHENVRLCLDAGKAVLCEKPFTINSRELEDLVAAARERKLFLMEAMWTRFLPPIVKVREWLKEGRIGEVRLLKADFGFRSGWNPEGRLLNLQLGGGALLDAGIYPVSFASMIFGAEPDGIWSTAHIGETGVDEQFSVILSYDSGKTASLNGAIRLGLNNEAYIYGTNGHIHIPSFLNAKSATLHVDGEDTVHFNDDRKEIGYAFEAYEVGRCLAEGRLESDVIPLNESVAIMKLLDQIRGQWGLKYPSEG